From Penicillium psychrofluorescens genome assembly, chromosome: 1, one genomic window encodes:
- a CDS encoding uncharacterized protein (ID:PFLUO_001890-T1.cds;~source:funannotate) yields the protein MAFAAINSSVPIASIEEAFATEPALKNRVYDAIGMTPQHTPLFEDLARYTCNLLARNASTSLPPAAASDGPAAKKRKLQNGDTTNGATAQAPVDVKGDAPIQFYVQDISFAAPQRKKLTLEITAGSSCLRARNQTTKEVEFGVPMNQIRHALCLPVPEKTQKQFNFCVIPQFADGITPPPEGETAYEAIVFTVADGPAKAAFLGTGQQVGHNPGETAEALIRKVLNDNMAQTNVICPDDRQFVSAMPEPHRKKEKAFHVKAFRGSKEGYLFLLSTGILFAFKKPLLFFSFDTIDSVSYTSVLQRTFNLNIMARPANGTEEDVQELEFSMIDQADYGGIDDYIKRHGLQDASLADARRAKVYNINGGKAEDPEASATKTEGDEESELQKAQRELEDQEDEEEEDYDPGSDAESEGSGGSSSEGDEDGDEFHEDADQVSDGDDEDMLKEEGSDDE from the exons ATGGCATTCGCTGCCATAAATTCGTCCGTCCCGATCGCCTCCATTGAGGAGGCCTTCGCGACCGAACCCGCGCTGAAGAATCGAGTCTACGATGCGATCG GCATGACCCCTCAACATACACCTCTCTTCGAAGATCTCGCCCGATACACCTGCAACCTGCTGGCCAGGAACGCGAGTACCTCCCTGCCGCCCGCGGCGGCCAGCGACGGCCCTGCCGCAAAAAAGCGAAAGCTGCAGAATGGCGACACCACCAACGGGGCGACCGCGCAGGCGCCAGTCGACGTGAAGGGTGATGCGCCGATTCAGTTTTACGTCCAAGATATTTCCTTCGCTGCGCcgcagcgcaagaagctcaCGCTCGAGATCACTGCCGGGAGCAGTTGCCTGCGGGCGAGGAACCAGACCACCAAGGAGGTGGAATTCGGTGTCCCCATGAACCAGATCC GACATGCCCTGTGCCTTCCAGTACCGGAAAAAACGCAGAAACAGTTCAATTTCTGTGTCATCCCCCAGTTCGCTGATGGGATCACACCTCCACCGGAGGGGGAAACAGCATACGAGGCCATCGTGTTTACCGTTGCCGACGGGCCAGCCAAGGCTGCTTTCTTAGGGACGGGTCAGCAAGTCGGACACAACCCTGGCGAGACGGCTGAGGCGTTGATCCGGAAAGTGTTGAATGACAACATGGCTCAGACGAATGTCATTTGTCCTGATGACCGGCAATTTGTGAGCGCCATGCCCGAGCCGCATCGgaaaaaggagaaggcaTTTCACGTCAAGGCATTCCgaggcagcaaagaag GCTAtctgtttcttctctctaCGGGTATTCTGTTTGCGTTCAAAAAACCTctcctgttcttctccttcgacACCATCGACTCCGTTTCCTACACCTCGGTCCTCCAGCGCACATTCAACCTCAACATAATGGCCCGCCCGGCCAATggcaccgaagaagatgtacAGGAACTCGAGTTCTCTAtgatcgaccaggccgacTACGGAGGGATCGACGACTACATCAAGCGACATGGTCTTCAAGACGCCAGCTTGGCCGATGCCCGACGCGCCAAGGTGTACAATATCAACGGTGGTAAGGCCGAGGATCCAGAGGCCAGCGCTACGAAGACGGAAGGGGACGAGGAAAGCGAACTGCAAAAAGCCCAGCGAGAgctcgaggaccaggaggatgaggaagaagaggactATGATCCGGGAAGTGACGCGGAGAGCGAAGGCAGCggcggctccagcagcgagggCGATGAGGACGGTGATGAGTTCCATGAGGATGCAGATCAGGTcagcgatggcgacgacgaggacatgctcaaggaggaGGGCAGTGATGACGAGTAA
- a CDS encoding uncharacterized protein (ID:PFLUO_001889-T1.cds;~source:funannotate), with amino-acid sequence MQRVIQRTSAARKQAQRRIIKNSKKPDPETKRQQFRAQVEYNKALTQQKKDAVKNRREDWMKGPLAPKRDSGLKVFTYGGVSPQLVQPPPLPKHKRRKHVLFAPGDRVCVVNGKEKGKISEISGVKGEEDMVFLKNTNVADVAVPDWMQTSMGIKSDIVTNSLPVPIDDIRHVIALQDPQTGLIEDWIVEHAYAAGPFVERHPDSTIPKFTRYVLGENIEIPWPVENIPPAKDGQWDTTRMEADTDTWVPSLAQPPFPSSIIDELRNKFSKFRTRHDPEYVREKVEEDYRKQYYESRAMLTPIGEWRAKRQAESAEAKKKTLDADGNVIMDKETIDFIENWMTLKKDGQSAQ; translated from the exons ATGCAGAGGGTCATCCAGCGGACGTCCGCTGCCCGGAAACAGGCGCAGCGGAGAATCATCAAGAATTCCAAGAAGCCAGACCCAGAAACCAAAAGGCAACAGTTCCGAGCGCAGGTCGAGTACAACAAGGCCCTCACCCAACAGAAGAAAGATGCCGTCAAAAACCGCCGGGAGGATTGGATGAAGGGTCCGCTGGCTCCAAAGCGAGATTCGGGTCTTAAAGTATTCACTTATGGCGGCGTGTCACCACAACTTGTGCAGCCGCCGCCTCTTCCCAAACACAAGCGCCGGAAGCACGTCCTGTTCGCTCCGGGAGATCGAGTCTGTGTTGTCAAtggcaaagaaaagggcAAAATCAGCGAGATCAGTGGGGTtaaaggagaggaagataTGGTGTTTCTCAAGAACACGAACGTA GCCGATGTTGCTGTCCCCGACTGGATGCAAACATCAATGGGAATCAAGTCCGATATTGTCACCAACTCCCTGCCGGTGCCCATTGACGATATCCGACATGTCATCGCGCTCCAAGACCCTCAGACCGGTCTCATTGAAGATTGGATCGTGGAACACGCATATGCCGCCGGGCCCTTTGTCGAACGACACCCAGACAGCACCATCCCGAAATTTACGCGATATGTATTGGGCGAGAATATCGAAATCCCTTGGCCCGTAGAGAATATTCCGCCCGCCAAGGACGGACAATGGGACACTACGCGCATGGAGGCCGATACCGATACTTGGGTGCCATCGTTGGCGCAGCCGCCTTTCCCGAGCAGTATCATTGATGAACTGCGCAACAAATTCTCCAAATTCCGGACCCGTCACGATCCAGAATACGTGAGGGAGAAGGTTGAAGAGGATTACCGCAAGCAATACTACGAGAGCCGGGCGATGTTGACGCCCATTGGGGAATGGCGGGCAAAGAGACAGGCCGAGAGCGcagaagcgaagaagaagacgctGGATGCCGACGGGAATGTGATTATGGACAAGGAGACGATCGACTTCATTGAGAACTGGATGACACTGAAGAAGGATGGCCAGTCTGCTCAATAG
- a CDS encoding uncharacterized protein (ID:PFLUO_001891-T1.cds;~source:funannotate), protein MASSSSNVVGVHYRVGKKIGEGSFGVIFEGTNLLNNQQVAIKFEPRKSDAPQLRDEYRTYKILVGCPGIPNVYYFGQEGLHNILVIDLLGPSLEDLFDHCNRRFSTKTVVMVAKQMLSRVQTIHEKNLIYRDIKPDNFLIGRPSTKAANVIHVVDFGMAKQYREPKTKQHIPYRERKSLSGTARYMSINTHLGREQSRRDDLEALGHVFMYFLRGGLPWQGLKAATNKQKYEKIGEKKQTTIIKDLCEGFPEEFVKYMSYVRNLGFEDTPDYDYLRDLLTQSLKNAGEVEDGEYDWMKLNNGRGWDYKSYASQAHLHNQHQTSTSRDHIRHSQRPGMTADRLNAPQPPPPNSPAKGAGKTRDRPGVGMPSKQRGSGNMEPSTPATSTQAQFQNSNAHLPGRLNSPGNQGVGNQAAGAQGNDDSQPTFIQKVMKALCCGR, encoded by the exons ATggcgtcctcctcgtcgaaCGTAGTGGGTGTCCACTACCGCGTGGGCAAGAAAATAGGTGAGGGTTCGTTTGGTGTTATCTTCGAGGGCACGAacctcctcaacaaccagCAGGTGGCCATCAAATTT GAACCCCGGAAAAGCGATGCGCCTCAGCTTCGTGATGAATATCGCACATACAAGATCTTGGTTGGATGCC CCGGCATCCCGAATGTCTACTACTTTGGCCAGGAGGGTTTGCACAACATCCTGGTGATTGACCTTCTCGGTCCCAGTCTGGAGGATCTGTTCGACCACTGCAATCGCCGGTTCTCCACCAAGACTGTTGTGATGGTGGCCAAGCAGATGCTCTCGCGGGTTCAAACGATTCACGAGAAGAACCTCATCTACCGCGATATCAAGCCAGACAACTTCCTTATCGGCCGGCCATCCACCAAGGCCGCTAATGTCATCCATGTCGTTGACTTTGGCATGGCCAAGCAATACCGCGAACCCAAGACCAAGCAGCACATCCCCTACCGTGAGCGCAAGTCTCTTTCAGGTACTGCGCGGTACATGAGTATCAACACCCATCTGGGACGTGAACAGTCACGACGAGATGATCTGGAGGCTCTTGGACACGTCTTCATGTACTTCTTGCGAGGCGGCCTTCCCTGGCAAGGACTGAAGGCTGCGACCAACAAGCAAAAGTACGAGAAGattggcgagaagaagcaaaCCACGATCATCAAGGATCTATGCGAAGGCTTTCCTG AAGAGTTCGTCAAGTACATGAGTTATGTGCGCAACCTTGGCTTCGAGGACACACCCGACTACGACTATCTGCGGGACCTCCTGACGCAATCTCTCAAGAACGCCGgcgaggtggaggatggggaaTACGACTGGATGAAGCTGAACAACGGACGCGGCTGGGACTACAAGTCGTATGCGTCCCAGGCACATCTTCACAACCAGCACCAGACTTCGACGAGCCGCGACCACATTCGCCACAGCCAACGCCCCGGCATGACGGCCGACCGTTTAAACGCACCTCAGCCGCCGCCCCCAAACTCTCCGGCGAAGGGAGCGGGAAAGACGCGTGACCGTCCTGGTGTCGGGATGCCCTCCAAGCAACGCGGGAGTGGGAACATGGAGCCATCAACCCCGGCCACATCAACGCAGGCGCAGTTCCAGAACTCAAATGCTCATCTTCCGGGGCGCCTAAACAGCCCAGGCAACCAAGGGGTGGGCAATCAAGCTGCCGGCGCTCAAGGGAACGATGACTCGCAACCCACATTCATCCAGAAGGTGATGAAGGCTCTGTGCTGTGGTAGGTGA